The following are from one region of the Sandaracinus amylolyticus genome:
- a CDS encoding DUF1552 domain-containing protein has translation MGVGGAALTIPGAILGRASKGLAQVAGSGAPKRVLFWITPHGTVWNAWNMNVPGLAPSGTSSAALSGLAASSWPRIAAPLQPHASKLSFVEGIARTAAIEYERAHDSQGGSFDLNRHHFGQAHLMTCVDPMQRSGTTCIGGGISIDQVIGRATTAAGRWSSRVYGSRHMHPYSFVAAGQESARVEGARQAYDDIVGAYNPPSDGGGDTRADLIARARGSVLDFAAREHTSFAARLPAADRLKLQRHQELIRELEISFADSPEDSPAMCSPTWSDLGHDMDRFARVMALGLSCDLTRVMTYVTPDLAPVEIGLPAATDIHQDYAHTSVRGSGTFREEGERGMIEYNRFYAQRFAYLLEQLDSIPEAGGTMLDHTAVVWMSELGTGNHDLHDLPIVIAGGAGGSFRMGQYIRLARDTRIGAGWGHFNQVGPAQNRLYVSLMRAMGMENDSFGIESSPTASGGTVSLRGVIPEIMNG, from the coding sequence ATGGGCGTCGGTGGTGCCGCGCTCACGATCCCCGGCGCGATCCTCGGTCGCGCGAGCAAGGGCCTCGCGCAGGTCGCCGGCAGCGGCGCGCCGAAGCGCGTGCTCTTCTGGATCACGCCCCACGGCACCGTGTGGAACGCGTGGAACATGAACGTGCCGGGCCTCGCGCCCAGCGGTACGTCGAGCGCGGCGCTCTCGGGGCTGGCCGCGTCGTCGTGGCCGCGCATCGCGGCGCCGCTGCAGCCGCACGCGTCGAAGCTCTCGTTCGTCGAGGGCATCGCGCGCACCGCGGCCATCGAGTACGAGCGCGCCCACGACTCGCAGGGCGGCTCGTTCGATCTGAACCGCCACCACTTCGGCCAGGCGCACCTGATGACGTGCGTCGATCCGATGCAGCGCTCGGGGACGACGTGCATCGGCGGCGGCATCTCGATCGACCAGGTGATCGGTCGCGCCACGACGGCGGCGGGCCGCTGGTCGAGCCGCGTGTACGGCTCGCGCCACATGCACCCGTACTCGTTCGTCGCGGCGGGCCAGGAGAGCGCGCGCGTCGAGGGCGCGCGCCAGGCGTACGACGACATCGTCGGCGCGTACAACCCGCCGAGCGACGGTGGCGGCGACACGCGCGCCGACCTCATCGCGCGGGCGCGCGGCAGCGTGCTCGACTTCGCGGCGCGCGAGCACACGTCGTTCGCTGCGCGCCTGCCGGCGGCGGATCGCCTGAAGCTCCAGCGTCACCAGGAGCTCATCCGCGAGCTCGAGATCTCGTTCGCCGACTCGCCCGAGGACTCGCCCGCGATGTGCTCGCCGACGTGGAGCGATCTCGGGCACGACATGGATCGCTTCGCGCGGGTGATGGCGCTCGGCCTGAGCTGCGACCTCACGCGCGTGATGACGTACGTGACGCCGGATCTCGCGCCGGTGGAGATCGGTCTGCCCGCGGCGACCGACATCCATCAGGACTACGCGCACACGTCGGTGCGTGGCTCGGGCACGTTCCGCGAAGAGGGCGAGCGCGGGATGATCGAGTACAACCGATTCTACGCGCAGCGCTTCGCGTATCTGCTGGAGCAGCTCGACTCGATCCCCGAGGCGGGCGGCACGATGCTCGATCACACCGCGGTCGTGTGGATGAGCGAGCTCGGCACCGGCAACCACGACCTGCACGACCTGCCGATCGTCATCGCCGGCGGCGCGGGCGGCTCGTTCCGCATGGGGCAGTACATCCGCCTCGCGCGTGACACGCGCATCGGCGCGGGCTGGGGTCACTTCAACCAGGTCGGCCCCGCGCAGAACCGTCTGTACGTGTCGCTGATGCGCGCCATGGGGATGGAGAACGACTCGTTCGGCATCGAGTCTTCGCCGACGGCGAGCGGCGGGACCGTCTCCCTGCGCGGCGTGATCCCTGAAATCATGAACGGCTGA
- a CDS encoding DUF1592 domain-containing protein, with product MRRSDPNVVLIIAGAMLVGACQGDLGGGPAGPMGSPGAGGGGGGGGGGGGGSTPTTCTDDALIVGSAPIRRLSNSEYVHTLRDLFPGVDVELPELPPDTLTGGFENDARALGASDVRVARWEEIAFRYGGAVTATPASLAAFLPCAAAANDLESQRACGEELVREFGLRAMRRPPTNEEVARYVDLFQTQLTEIDFSAAVQLTVMALLQSPAFLYRIEEVAPEGQPLPLDAYELASRLSYLLWETMPDATLLEAAARGELSSAEQIEAQARRMLDDPRAREAVVDFHRQWLDFDRIEIDEHKRRVPELYPSWSETLRESIAEEQRRFVEGVIFEGEGTLSALFNSRRAYVNRSVAELYGVEGPADDATWVEAELPEGERAGLLTRAGFLASHAHTGQGSPILRGIFVTERLLCELRPSPPPGANVSPPTAEPGDGPRTNRDLFEERTAAPTCQGCHMRIDGFGFGFEHYDAIGAYRDLDNGLEVNASGNVFGTDVDGPYDGAIELSEILSQSGRVQECATQQWVRYAMGRAPERAESCFVDRLAESFTESGGNVRELLVDLVTSPEFRHRGLAATE from the coding sequence ATGCGACGAAGCGATCCGAACGTCGTCTTGATCATCGCGGGTGCGATGTTGGTCGGCGCCTGCCAGGGCGACCTGGGTGGTGGCCCCGCGGGCCCCATGGGTTCGCCCGGTGCGGGCGGCGGTGGTGGCGGTGGAGGCGGCGGCGGCGGTGGATCGACGCCAACGACCTGCACGGACGACGCGCTCATCGTCGGCAGCGCGCCGATCCGTCGACTCAGTAACTCGGAGTACGTGCACACGCTCCGAGACCTCTTCCCCGGCGTCGACGTGGAGCTCCCCGAGCTTCCGCCCGACACGCTCACGGGTGGGTTCGAGAACGACGCGCGCGCGCTCGGTGCGTCCGACGTCCGCGTGGCGCGCTGGGAGGAGATCGCGTTCCGCTACGGCGGCGCAGTGACGGCCACGCCCGCGTCGCTCGCGGCGTTCCTTCCCTGCGCGGCCGCCGCGAACGATCTCGAGAGCCAGCGCGCGTGCGGCGAGGAGCTGGTGCGCGAGTTCGGTCTGCGCGCGATGCGTCGCCCGCCGACGAACGAGGAGGTCGCGCGCTACGTCGATCTCTTCCAGACGCAGCTCACCGAGATCGACTTCTCGGCCGCGGTGCAGCTGACCGTGATGGCGCTGCTGCAGTCGCCGGCGTTCCTCTACCGCATCGAGGAGGTGGCGCCCGAGGGTCAGCCGCTGCCGCTCGACGCGTACGAGCTCGCGTCGCGCCTCTCCTACTTGCTGTGGGAGACGATGCCCGACGCGACGCTGCTCGAGGCGGCGGCGCGTGGTGAGCTCTCGTCGGCCGAGCAGATCGAGGCGCAGGCGCGCCGCATGCTCGACGACCCGCGTGCGCGTGAGGCGGTCGTGGACTTCCACCGCCAGTGGCTCGACTTCGATCGCATCGAGATCGACGAGCACAAGCGCCGCGTGCCCGAGCTCTATCCGTCGTGGAGCGAGACCCTGCGCGAGTCGATCGCGGAGGAGCAGCGCCGCTTCGTCGAGGGCGTGATCTTCGAGGGTGAAGGGACCCTCTCGGCGCTCTTCAACAGCCGCCGTGCGTACGTGAACCGCTCGGTCGCGGAGCTCTACGGCGTCGAGGGCCCCGCCGACGACGCGACGTGGGTCGAGGCCGAGCTCCCCGAGGGCGAGCGCGCCGGTCTGCTCACGCGCGCGGGCTTCCTCGCGTCGCACGCGCACACCGGTCAGGGCTCGCCGATCCTCCGCGGCATCTTCGTGACCGAGCGCCTGCTCTGCGAGCTGCGTCCTTCGCCGCCGCCGGGCGCGAACGTGTCGCCGCCGACCGCGGAGCCGGGCGACGGACCGCGCACCAACCGCGACCTCTTCGAGGAGCGCACCGCGGCGCCGACCTGCCAGGGCTGCCACATGCGCATCGACGGCTTCGGCTTCGGCTTCGAGCACTACGACGCGATCGGCGCGTACCGCGATCTCGACAACGGCCTCGAGGTGAACGCGTCGGGCAACGTGTTCGGCACCGACGTCGACGGTCCGTACGACGGCGCGATCGAGCTCAGCGAGATCCTCTCGCAGAGCGGGCGCGTGCAGGAGTGCGCGACGCAGCAGTGGGTGCGCTACGCGATGGGCCGCGCGCCCGAGCGTGCGGAGTCGTGCTTCGTCGATCGCCTCGCCGAGAGCTTCACCGAGAGCGGCGGCAACGTCCGCGAGCTGCTCGTCGATCTCGTGACGAGCCCCGAGTTCCGTCACCGCGGCCTCGCCGCGACGGAATGA